From one Anopheles cruzii chromosome 3, idAnoCruzAS_RS32_06, whole genome shotgun sequence genomic stretch:
- the LOC128274321 gene encoding myogenesis-regulating glycosidase — protein sequence MPKGALSSSTRQHGETPQKGQHVPSRAVVEQIPFVDSDHGDEWPGDVHRSSAAIGSSSSPLAAYEDDTMTESQENLALAFVKRGLAGGPTLAERRMQSKLTVSIENNAADNDMAEEARDKATDLMSVDERSRGLRRNSISLPSLNVNELEKIEVAAAAASKPTILVEDQSSTSSISDGTTMTPSPSTPVSPANLKPMLHFNDDTSSDEEVKQTSRNLFRTKRRSSIAPLPALRLNDKEMMSNDYDTHSVLSNQASITSINSLASLLKEKMQNVPAIIRKKKRETKDYKLRAFVGFLFLVIVFLVGYAYIMYNQKLLSKSYFESIKFHKKTRNIRVLDGKGGELLTGVLGTTLSIEQPYNCLPKNLRDDGSVCYEWNSKARLYMNVVKPPTPDIKCYSFQWETLLEDLYPTDCFDVAEDRGFWYGGGLTKGVDYTLGKASFPSSPFVTGDANVHQWGNALKRYFLSSRGVSIQVDERSPLYVSVNDGPGRRMMCLEGRNDKFAFVNRQSRFPELKYTVCTGPGMKALHNGLGQKSLWDGLTEKDTGILKSLLREPVWQIPASRPEDLTETAIYNYTESIIALGYLRVGHILVNEFWQRNIGDFRLDPDRFATLDETVNILHRRGFRVSLTIQPFVSTESFNFRKAVAAKLLIYERESSRSIPALTRYKSTTSAGVIDVTNNASIPWLAEQLRKVSESVDIDSYFLDFGTAFNIPRYYQCSQTLVNPDEYKTHFMARFERTLSIFGVSSAISVPRPPAFLSLPPVNSSWSGLQTIIPTLLSYGIIGFSLLMPGPVGGDFVLPTQQLKNMHSFYEFDLPSLPEKELYIRWLQLATFLPVLRFTHLPSEYRDETVTAIAKELADIRQRTVVPMLERYSSIAMDDGLPIIRPLWMLDSTDVNCFSIDDEFSIGDGMIVAPVLTKGETVREVYLPQGVWKDGIDESLRKGSRWIHNYNVPQNKVAFFIKMPDNTRF from the exons atgCCCAAAGGTGCGTTATCGTCGTCAACCAGACAGCATGGAGAAACACCGCAGAAGGGCCAGCACGTGCCGTCCCGTGCCGTGGTGGAGCAGATTCCTTTTGTCGATTCAGATCACGGAGACGAGTGGCCCGGTGATGTTCATCGATCGAGTGCCGCGATCGGCAGTAGTAGTTCGCCACTGGCCGCCTATGAAGACGATACGATGACCGAGAGTCAGGAAAATCTAGCTCTAGCGTTCGTTAAGCGTGGCCTTGCCGGAGGTCCAACTCTGGCCGAGCGAAGGATGCAAAGCAAGCTAACGGTTTCCATCGAAAATAATGCCGCAGACAA TGATATGGCCGAAGAAGCGCGGGATAAAGCCACGGATCTGATGTCGGTGGATGAGCGCTCGCGCGGGTTGCGGAGGAACTCGATTTCGTTACCTTCGCTAAATGTTAACGAGCTGGAAAAGATCgaagtggcggcggcggcggccagtaAACCAACAATATTG GTCGAAGACCAAAGTAGCACGAGTTCGATATCTGATGGTACGACCATgaccccgagcccgagcacACCGGTCTCTCCGGCTAATCTGAAACCAATGCTACACTTTAACGACGACACGAGCAGCGATGAGGAAGTTAAACAAACCAGCAG GAACCTCTTCCGGACCAAGCGACGGTCATCGATTGCTCCACTGCCGGCGCTACGGCTGAATGATAAAGAGATGATGTCGAACGATTACGATACGCACAGCGTGCTGAGCAATCAGGCGTCGATTACCAGCATCAATTCTTTGGCCAGTttgttgaaggaaaaaatgcAG AATGTGCCCGCCATCATTCGGAAGAAAAAACGCGAAACGAAAGACTACAAGCTGAGGGCGTTTGTTGGATTTTTGTTCCTCGTCATTGTTTTTCTG GTTGGTTACGCGTATATTATGTACAACCAGAAGCTGCTGTCGAAGTCGTACTTCGAGAGCATCAAGTTCCACAAGAAGACGCGCAACATCCGCGTGCTGGACGGTAAAGGCGGAGAACTGCTGACCGGCGTGCTGGGGACGACGCTGAGCATCGAGCAGCCGTACAATTGTTTGCCGAAAAATCTGCGGGACGATGGCAGCGTGTGCTACGAGTGGAACTCGAAGGCCCGTCTGTACATGAACGTGGTCAAACCGCCAACGCCGGACATTAAGTGCTACTCGTTCCAGTGGGAAACCTTGCTGGAGGACCTGTACCCGACCGACTGCTTCGACGTGGCCGAGGATCGCGGCTTCTGGTACGGCGGTGGTCTTACGAAGGGCGTCGATTACACGCTCGGAAAGGCCTCGTTCCCGAGCAGCCCGTTCGTGACCGGGGACGCAAACGTGCACCAGTGGGGCAACGCTTTGAAGCGGTACTTTTTAAGCTCCCGAGGCGTCTCCATCCAGGTGGACGAGCGGTCCCCGCTGTACGTGAGCGTGAACGATGGGCCAGGACGACGGATGATGTGCTTGGAGGGACGCAACGATAAGTTTGCGTTCGTCAACAGACAGAGCCGGTTTCCGGAACTGAAGTATACGGTctgcaccggaccgggcatGAAGGCGCTGCACAACGGCTTGGGGCAGAAAAGTCTCTGGGACGGCCTGACGGAGAAGGACACGGGCATCCTGAAGTCGCTGCTCCGCGAACCGGTGTGGCAGATACCGGCCTCGCGGCCCGAGGATCTGACCGAGACGGCCATCTACAACTACACCGAGAGCATCATCGCGCTCGGGTACCTCCGGGTGGGGCACATTCTGGTGAACGAGTTTTGGCAGCGGAACATCGGTGACTTCCGCCTGGATCCGGACCGCTTCGCCACGCTCGACGAGACGGTGAACATTTTGCATCGGCGCGGCTTTCGCGTTTCGCTCACCATTCAACCGTTCGTCAGCACCGAGAGCTTCAACTTCCGGAAGGCGGTGGCCGCGAAGCTGTTGATTTACGAGCGCGAATCGTCGCGCAGCATTCCGGCCCTGACCCGGTACAAGAGCACGACCAGTGCCGGAGTGATCGATGTCACGAACAATGCTTCGATTCCGTGGCTGGCCGAGCAGCTGCGCAAAGTGTCCGAATCGGTGGACATTGATTCGTACTTTCTCGACTTTGGAACGGCCTTTAACATCCCCCGATACTACCAGTGCTCCCAGACGCTGGTAAATCCGGACGAGTACAAAACCCACTTCATGGCGCGCTTCGAACGCACGCTAAGCATCTTCGGTGTTTCGAGTGCCATATCCGTCCCACGGCCTCCGGCCTTTCTAAGCCTGCCACCGGTCAACAGCTCGTGGAGCGGCCTGCAGACCATCATACCGACGCTGCTGTCTTACGGCATCATCGGGTTCTCCTTACTGATGCCGGGGCCCGTCGGAGGGGACTTTGTACTGCCGACCCAGCAGCTAAAGAACATGCACTCGTTCTACGAATTTGACCTTCCGTCGCTGCCCGAAAAGGAGCTGTACATTCGCTGGCTCCAGTTGGCCACCTTCCTGCCGGTGCTGCGCTTTACGCACCTTCCGTCCGAGTATCGGGACGAAACGGTGACGGCGATAGCGAAGGAGCTGGCCGACATCCGGCAGCGAAcggtggtgccgatgctggAACGCTACTCGAGCATCGCCATGGACGACGGACTGCCCATCATACGGCCACTGTGGATGCTCGATTCGACCGACGTCAACTGTTTCTCGATCGATGACGAATTTTCCATCGGCGACGGCATGATTGTGGCACCCGTCCTCACGAAGGGAGAAACGGTGCGCGAGG TTTACCTGCCCCAGGGCGTCTGGAAGGATGGCATAGACGAGTCGCTGCGGAAGGGAAGCCGCTGGATTCACAACTACAACGTGCCCCAGAATAAGGTGGCCTTTTTCATTAAGATGCCGGACAACACTCGGTTCTGA
- the LOC128271636 gene encoding cilia- and flagella-associated protein 45-like: MPSKPTKNFVKCQAKSSYVNDLPVKQHRPGLYNRHHPQECDLMLRWRPIHLQRDDPYEGKKVVRITNKDNIRNLLIPSTEHSVYPSFWSKEDYDRMQDKAKLKTLEDRLAQFKANEIEKKKMLEESERRKKRLQGIDRERQHKGGKVGNVLEDGSGDRDSDTSPRKIIDRAFVAKQEQEEEVKRANRIILAAKCHIIRDAQIAEKQEIERELRTEELRLEKMMLQENEKALKEEEKKREVNKVLTTQHSEEIRNQLLDRDKMRLKEAERIEEEARVLKQAQMAIAEEEKRKERERHDRVGEVREGLKKAYELSAYYKQVEFEEQRIAELKIQEYMRQRMERQKQLEFERKIAAEVREKEHDRMLKIQQKLLDTKSEKNDMDLRRGQEHIEREFRRREKEAAIKKKELEQQLAVARAAQLEAVKTERAMQLARDELEHKKAIEKLKEEEAKEMQQKRKQLKLRERYREEIIQQMTLKDQERREKERIARNEQAAVLEAEKKRDKNIKTIISNKIKMMKESQVPERFIKDVERQLNLGK; this comes from the exons ATGCCCTCGAAACCGACGAAAAATTTTGTGAAATGTCAAGCCAAATCATCCTACGTCAACGATCTTCCCGTGAAGCAGCATCGGCCGGGACTTTACAACCGCCATCA CCCTCAGGAATGCGACCTTATGCTGCGCTGGAGACCGATTCATTTGCAGCGGGACGATCCGTACGAGGGCAAGAAGGTGGTGCGCATCACCAACAAGGACAACATTCGTAATCTGCTCATCCCGAGCACGGAACACTCGGTGTATCCGTCGTTCTGGTCGAAGGAAGACTATGACCGCATGCAGGACAAAGCGAAGCTGAAGACGCTCGAAGATCGGCTGGCGCAGTTTAAGGCGAATGAAatcgagaagaagaaaatgctCGAAGAGTCGGAACGGCGCAAAAAGCGATTGCAGGGAATCGACCGCGAACGGCAGCACAAGGGTGGCAAGGTGGGCAACGTGCTCGAGGATGGAAGCGGTGACCGTGATTCCGATACGAGCCCGCGGAAAATCATAGACCGGGCGTTTGTGGCCAAGCaagagcaggaggaggaagtgAAGCGCGCCAATCGCATCATCCTGGCCGCCAAGTGTCACATAATCCGCGATGCCCAAATTGCGGAGAAGCAAGAAATCGAACGGGAACTGCGCACGGAGGAACTCCGGCTGGAGAAGATGATGCTCCAGGAGAACGAAAAGGCCCTCAAGGAGGAGGAGAAAAAGCGGGAAGTCAACAAGGTGCTGACCACCCAACATTCGGAGGAAATTCGTAATCAGTTGCTGGACCGGGACAAGATGCGCCTCAAGGAAGCGGAGCGTATCGAGGAAGAGGCCCGGGTTCTCAAGCAGGCCCAGATGGCGATCGCCGAGGAGGAAAAGCGCAAGGAAAGGGAGCGTCACGATCGCGTCGGTGAAGTGCGCGAAGGCCTGAAGAAAGCCTACGAACTGTCCGCTTACTACAAGCAGGTTGAGTTCGAAGAACAGCGAATCGCGGAACTTAAAATCCAGGAGTACATGCGCCAGCGCATGGAACGGCAGAAGCAGCTGGAGTTTGAGCGCAAAATTGCCGCAGAAGTGCGCGAAAAGGAACACGATCGTATGCTCAAAATCCAGCAGAAACTGCTCGACACTAAATCGGAGAAAAATGATATGGATCTGCGGCGCGGCCAGGAGCACATCGAACGTGAGTTTCGTCGTCGCGAGAAGGAAGCTGCGATCAAGAAAAAGGAACTCGAACAGCAGCTGGCCGTAGCTCGTGCGGCCCAACTGGAAGCGGTG AAAACCGAACGGGCCATGCAGCTGGCCCGCGACGAGCTCGAGCATAAGAAGGCCATAGAAAAGCTCAAGGAAGAAGAGGCCAAGGAAATGCAGCAAAAGCGCAAACAACTGAAACTGCGCGAACGCTACAGGGAGGAAATCATCCAACAGATGACCCTCAAGGATCAGGAACGGCGCGAGAAGGAACGAATCGCGCGCAACGAACAAGCCGCCGTTCTGGAGGCCGAAAAGAAGCGCGATAA AAATATCAAAACCATCATTTCCAACAAAATCAAGATGATGAAAGAAAGCCAAGTCCCGGAACGGTTCATTAAGGACGTCGAGCGCCAGCTTAACTTGGGCAAATAA